Proteins encoded by one window of Pelecanus crispus isolate bPelCri1 chromosome 8, bPelCri1.pri, whole genome shotgun sequence:
- the LOC104025805 gene encoding organic cation/carnitine transporter 2 gives MGDYEEVTAFLGEWGRFQRLLFFLLSASIVPNGFTGLSIVFLAGTPEHRCAVPRGANLSGEWRNASIPLELRGGRAAPSRCRRYRLAALANFSALGLRPGSDVELGSLEQEPCLDGWEYSRDVYRSTIVTEWDLVCDNDWKGPLSTSLFFVGVLLGSFVSGQLSDKFGRKNVLFATLAMQTGFSFIQVFSTSWEMFSVFFVLVGMGQISNYVAAFVLGTEILGKSIRVLFCTLGVCIFYAFGYMLLPLFAYFIRDWRMLLLALTLPGLLCIPLWWVIPESPRWLISQGRFQEAEDIIRKAAKTNGITAPDVILDPSELQDLNSQKQQTYTILDLMKTRNILTITIMSVILWMIISVGYFGLSLDTPNLHGDVYVNCFLSAVIEVPAYVISWLLLRSFPRRYSMAAALFLGGCVLLFIQLVPSHIRVLSILLVMLGKFGITSAFSMVYVYTAELYPTVVRNMGVGASSMASRLGSILSPYFVYLGAYDRFLPYILMGSLTVLSGILTLFLPESYGMPLPDTIEQMLLVKGLEYRPASSGTRDSKEEEENPEILKSTAF, from the exons ATGGGCGACTACGAGGAGGTGACCGCCTTCCTGGGCGAGTGGGGCCGCTTCCAGcgcctcctcttcttcctcctcagcgCCAGCATCGTCCCCAACGGCTTCACCGGCCTCTCCATCGTCTTTTTGGCCGGCACCCCCGAGCACCGCTGCGCCGTGCCCCGCGGGGCCAACCTGAGCGGCGAGTGGCGGAACGCCAGCATCCCGCTGGagctgcggggcgggcgggcggcgccgagccgctgccgccgctaCCGCCTGGCCGCCCTCGCCAACTTCTCGGCGCTGGGGCTGCGGCCCGGCTCCGACGTGGAGCTGGGCTCGCTGGAGCAGGAGCCCTGCCTGGACGGCTGGGAGTACAGCCGCGACGTCTACCGCTCCACCATCGTTACCGAg TGGGATCTCGTATGTGACAACGACTGGAAGGGACCCCTGAGCACCTCCCTGTTCTTTGTGGGCGTCCTGCTTGGATCTTTCGTATCAGGACAGCTCTCAGACAA GTTTGGCAGGAAGAACGTGCTGTTTGCAACTCTGGCAATGCAGACTGGCTTCAGCTTCATACAGGTCTTCTCTACCAGCTGGGAGATGTTTTCGGTGTTCTTTGTGCTGGTCGGCATGGGACAGATATCAAACTACGTGGCAGCATTTGTTCTCG GCACAGAAATTCTTGGCAAATCAATTCGTGTGCTGTTCTGCACGCTAGGCGTTTGCATATTTTATGCATTTGGCTACATGTTGCTGCCCCTGTTTGCTTACTTCATCAGAGACTGGcggatgctgctgctggcgctTACTTtacctgggctgctctgcatcCCGCTCTGGTG GGTTATTCCTGAATCTCCACGGTGGCTGATCTCCCAGGGAAGATTTCAAGAGGCAGAAGACATCATCCGAAAGGCTGCAAAAACTAATGGCATTACGGCCCCAGATGTAATACTTGACCCTAGTGAG ctgcaagaTTTGAATTCCCAGAAGCAACAGACATACACCATTTTGGATCTAATGAAAACCCGAAATATCCTAACTATCACAATTATGTCAGTGATTCTTTG GATGATCATCTCTGTTGGTTATTTTGGACTTTCTCTTGACACGCCTAACTTGCATGGAGACGTCTATGTGAACTGCTTCCTCTCAGCAGTGATTGAAGTTCCAGCCTACGTTatctcctggctgctgcttcgAAGCTTCCCTCGACGGTATTCAATGGCTGCTGCGTTATTCTTGGGAGGCTGTGTTCTTCTCTTCATTCAGCTGGTGCCTTCAC ATATTCGTGTGCTGTCGATTCTGCTGGTGATGTTAGGGAAATTCGGGATCACATCTGCCTTTTCAATGGTTTATGTCTACACGGCTGAGCTCTACCCAACCGTAGTGAGAAACATGGGCGTTGGAGCAAGTTCCATGGCCTCTAGACTGGGCAGCATCCTCTCGCCTTACTTCGTTTACCTGG GTGCCTATGATCGATTCCTGCCTTACATCCTGATGGGGAGCCTGACTGTGCTATCAGGAATTCTGACTCTGTTTCTGCCGGAAAGCTACGGTATGCCTCTTCCAGACACAATTGAGCAAATGCTGTTGGTGAAAGG attaGAATACAGGCCTGCATCTAGTGGCACAAGGGATtccaaggaggaagaagaaaatccagAGATTCttaaaagcacagctttttgA